Genomic segment of Streptococcus pneumoniae:
AATAAACCAGCTGTATCTAATCAAACTCTTCTACCAGATTCAGGCAGCTATACGTTCAAAGAGCGTGCCGGTGTGAAAAATGAAGCGAAGTTGTCAAGTCCAGACCTAGCAACCTACGAAGCAGGCCAAAGTGTGAACTATGACCGCACGTTGACATCCGAAGGTTACCAATGGTTGAGCTATGTTTCTTACAGTGGCAACCGTCGTTATGTTCCTGTGGTAAAATTACCAGAGGGGAGGTAAAACCCACAGCAACTAAGCCTGAAATTCCAGTAAAACCAGTAGATAAATCAGAAACAGCATTTGGAACAGTTTCTATTTCGGATATTGATAAACAAAATTATACATTTACTACAACTATTACTAATGCAAAACACGAAGCTGGTATTAAGAGTGTTAAAGTAGCAGTATGGTCAGATAGTAACGGTCAAGATGATTTGGAATGGTATGTAGCAACCAAACAAAAAGATGGTACTTATAATATCCATACTTACTATGAACTAGGCAATAATAAGCTAGTTGGAATTGCTAATAATACAATTCAGGTAACGACTCCAGCTCCTCGTGAGTATATTAAGAAAGAGCTTGCAGCTATTAAAACACAGTTTGAGCAGTTGTTTAATAAAGTACCAGGAGATAAATCTTTAGTCGTTATGCCAACAGATGGAACAGAATTATTATCGATTAATGATAACGTTCAACGTTCTGCATCTACAATCAAGTTGTTTATCATGGCTAGTGCTTTTGCAAAAGCAGAGCGTGGGGAATTGAACTTAAGTAAAGCTTACACTGTCAAATCATCAGATATTGTGGAGGCTTCCGTAGCTTTGACTGGAAAGGCAGGAAAGACTTATACCTTAGATGATATTACTCGCATGATGGTTCAATATAGTGATAATACTGCAACAAATATTATGATTACTGCTGTTGGTGGCGTAAAAGCAGTGAATGATGAAATTCGTCGTTTAGGATATACCAAAACTACTTTGAATCGTTATATGAGAATTCCATCTCAGATTAATGCAGGGTTGGAAAACTATATCTCTGCTGTTGAAGCAACTGACTTGTTGAAGAATATTTATAATACTGCATCAACAGCTAGTGCGAATTCTGATCGTTCTATGCTCAATAAACTGTCTAATAATTATTATAAATTATGGTTGCCAGCTACTATCCAAGGAATTGCCCAAACTTGGGATAAACCTGGGAATGATCCAGCCTTTGGTGTAGAAAATGATATTGCGATTATAAAGAAACATGGACGTGCTTATGCAGTAGGATTGTTAACGCAAGGACCAGGAAGCAATGGTTTCACGAATACAAACCGTTTTGCACAATTTGGTCGCGGAATTGCAAATTTACTATAAATGTAACAAGTAAATTGTTCGTATAAGAATTGGGAGTGAGATTCTATCATGATTTCGAAGAAATCGATTTTGTAGTCTTCGCTTTCC
This window contains:
- a CDS encoding serine hydrolase, whose protein sequence is MVELCFLQWQPSLCSCGKITRGEVKPTATKPEIPVKPVDKSETAFGTVSISDIDKQNYTFTTTITNAKHEAGIKSVKVAVWSDSNGQDDLEWYVATKQKDGTYNIHTYYELGNNKLVGIANNTIQVTTPAPREYIKKELAAIKTQFEQLFNKVPGDKSLVVMPTDGTELLSINDNVQRSASTIKLFIMASAFAKAERGELNLSKAYTVKSSDIVEASVALTGKAGKTYTLDDITRMMVQYSDNTATNIMITAVGGVKAVNDEIRRLGYTKTTLNRYMRIPSQINAGLENYISAVEATDLLKNIYNTASTASANSDRSMLNKLSNNYYKLWLPATIQGIAQTWDKPGNDPAFGVENDIAIIKKHGRAYAVGLLTQGPGSNGFTNTNRFAQFGRGIANLL